CGATCCGCAGCACGCCATTGTGGCCGCAACCACCGGACTGCTTGAGCTCATGGACGATGCGGAACTCGAAGGCGTCATGGCCCACGAGCTGGGCCACGTGCGCAACTACGATATTCGAGTCTCGATGGTGGTCTTCGGCCTCGTCGTAGCCATCGGCTTCATCTCGGACATGTTTTTGCGCATGGCGTTCTTTGGACGCAACAACAACAACGGCAACCCCGTCGTCCTGGTCTTCGGAATCGTGGCCATGGTGGTGGCACCCATCATTGCCACGGTCGTTCAGTTCGCCGTGTCTCGTCAGCGCGAATACCTGGCGGATGCCACGGGTGCGCTCACGACCCGGCATCCGGATGCGCTCGCCAGCGCCCTGAACAAGCTCGGCGAATACGGCCGCCCCATGCGCAAGCAGAACACGTCGATGGCGCATTTGTGGATCTCAGATCCGCTCAAAAAGGGTGCCATGGGTCGGCTCTTCGCCACCCACCCGCCGATCGCTGACCGCATTGAGCGCCTCAACACCATGGGTCGTCAGTTCTAGATCACTTCTGTGGGCCGCTGGTGCCGTGGTAACCTGTGCTCGCTGTTCA
This sequence is a window from Cryobacterium sp. CG_9.6. Protein-coding genes within it:
- a CDS encoding M48 family metalloprotease, with product MYSAIAKNKRNTVFIMIFFFVIIAGLGWLANAIYGGGSYGILVATVVIAGLYVLFQYFAAGRQAISMAGGIKLTSKSDNPRLWRIVENLAITTGTPMPEVYIINDPAPNAFATGRDPQHAIVAATTGLLELMDDAELEGVMAHELGHVRNYDIRVSMVVFGLVVAIGFISDMFLRMAFFGRNNNNGNPVVLVFGIVAMVVAPIIATVVQFAVSRQREYLADATGALTTRHPDALASALNKLGEYGRPMRKQNTSMAHLWISDPLKKGAMGRLFATHPPIADRIERLNTMGRQF